A DNA window from Rossellomorea marisflavi contains the following coding sequences:
- a CDS encoding peptidoglycan D,D-transpeptidase FtsI family protein encodes MNMLFFAVFLLFSMLVLRLGVVQIVNGESYKSEVERTEDVVVNTGVPRGKIYDRYGNVIVDNVPLNAITYTRTNTTTTEEMIDVATKLSEFIDKDPESVTVRDKKDYWIIKNSDEADKLVTSSEIKKLQADEELSEDDVNAKVYQMRLDRISDNMLESLSKKDLEIIAIYREFAGGYALNPQIVKNEDVTPDEFAKVSEHLNELPGVNTTTDWKRSYVFDDTLRTILGNVSSAREGLPKNLVDAYLAEGYNRNDRVGKSYLELQYEDLLQGQKEQMKNITKNGSVIESLLVQEGQRGKDVVLTIDMELQREVEKIIEDELSKQIQDRGASPNLDRAYVVMINPNTGEILSMAGKQYMKNEETGKYEMRDAALGTFTSSYEVGSVVKGATILTGYMTGNLTPGETLIDEPLKIKGTPPKSSWFNKYGQMPITDLFALEKSSNSYMWKVALRIAGGRYVPNQPIVNNPEAFDTFRTHFAQFGLGVPTGIDLPGESPGLKGTATDPGFLLDYAIGQFDTYTTMQLAQYVSTIANDGYRIQPHMMKEIREPTNDKKSLGSVLFEDETKVLNRIDATRDQIEHVQKGFYRVYHNPDGTAYNEFKDAPYNAAGKSGTAETYVDGKLNYNTTIIGYAPFDNPEVAYATVVPSSHIQASGVSDPYTNKKIAKRVMDKYFELKKERAKTAGDTNTVDKKVENAKDAEKQQEKIREESN; translated from the coding sequence ATGAATATGCTGTTTTTTGCTGTTTTTCTGCTGTTCTCCATGCTGGTGCTGCGGTTGGGCGTCGTCCAGATCGTAAATGGGGAAAGTTATAAGAGTGAAGTGGAACGGACCGAGGATGTGGTCGTGAATACCGGTGTTCCTCGTGGGAAGATTTATGATCGATACGGTAACGTCATCGTGGATAATGTCCCGTTGAATGCCATCACATATACCCGGACGAATACAACGACGACGGAGGAAATGATCGATGTCGCCACCAAGCTTTCAGAGTTTATTGACAAAGACCCGGAAAGCGTGACGGTCCGGGATAAAAAAGACTATTGGATCATCAAGAATAGCGATGAAGCAGATAAATTGGTTACCTCATCTGAAATCAAGAAACTCCAGGCTGACGAAGAACTTTCGGAAGATGACGTAAATGCCAAGGTATACCAGATGAGGCTCGACCGCATCTCGGACAACATGCTTGAGTCCCTATCGAAAAAGGATCTTGAGATCATTGCGATCTACCGTGAGTTTGCCGGTGGCTACGCATTGAATCCGCAAATCGTGAAAAATGAAGATGTGACCCCAGATGAGTTTGCCAAGGTGAGTGAGCACCTGAACGAACTGCCGGGGGTGAATACAACGACGGACTGGAAGCGGTCCTATGTATTCGATGATACGCTGAGGACGATCCTTGGAAACGTATCCTCTGCAAGGGAAGGTCTTCCGAAAAATCTTGTCGATGCGTATCTTGCTGAAGGATACAACCGGAACGACCGGGTAGGGAAAAGCTACTTGGAGCTTCAATATGAAGACCTGCTCCAAGGTCAAAAAGAGCAGATGAAGAACATCACGAAAAACGGAAGCGTCATTGAATCCCTTCTTGTCCAGGAAGGACAGCGTGGGAAAGATGTTGTCCTCACCATCGACATGGAGCTTCAGCGTGAAGTGGAGAAAATCATTGAAGATGAGCTTTCGAAACAAATACAGGACCGGGGGGCATCCCCGAACCTTGACCGTGCCTATGTGGTCATGATCAATCCGAATACGGGAGAGATCCTTTCCATGGCAGGGAAGCAATATATGAAGAATGAAGAGACCGGCAAATACGAAATGAGGGATGCTGCTCTCGGCACCTTTACCTCTTCCTATGAGGTCGGTTCCGTTGTGAAAGGGGCTACGATCCTGACGGGGTATATGACGGGGAATCTGACCCCGGGCGAAACCTTGATCGATGAACCCCTTAAAATCAAAGGTACGCCTCCGAAATCATCCTGGTTCAATAAGTATGGCCAGATGCCGATCACGGATCTGTTCGCTTTGGAAAAGTCATCAAACTCTTATATGTGGAAAGTCGCCCTTCGGATTGCAGGGGGACGATATGTACCGAATCAGCCGATCGTGAATAATCCGGAAGCATTCGATACCTTCCGCACGCATTTCGCCCAATTCGGCCTAGGTGTACCGACGGGCATCGACCTTCCTGGTGAATCACCTGGACTGAAAGGAACGGCTACCGATCCCGGGTTCCTGCTTGACTACGCCATCGGGCAGTTCGATACCTACACGACCATGCAGCTCGCTCAGTATGTATCGACAATCGCCAATGACGGGTACAGGATTCAGCCTCATATGATGAAGGAAATCCGGGAGCCGACCAATGATAAGAAGAGTCTCGGTTCCGTCCTGTTTGAAGACGAGACAAAGGTACTGAACAGAATCGACGCAACACGGGATCAGATCGAACATGTACAAAAAGGGTTCTACCGGGTCTATCACAACCCTGATGGTACGGCCTATAATGAGTTCAAAGACGCTCCCTATAATGCGGCAGGTAAATCAGGTACAGCCGAAACATATGTAGACGGCAAGCTGAATTACAATACGACGATCATCGGCTACGCGCCGTTTGACAACCCGGAAGTGGCGTATGCAACCGTCGTCCCATCTTCCCACATCCAAGCTAGTGGGGTGAGCGATCCCTATACAAACAAAAAGATCGCCAAACGGGTCATGGATAAATATTTCGAGTTGAAGAAAGAACGGGCGAAGACCGCAGGAGATACAAATACCGTGGACAAAAAAGTCGAGAATGCAAAAGATGCTGAAAAGCAACAGGAAAAGATAAGGGAAGAAAGCAACTGA
- a CDS encoding MFS transporter, which translates to MSYKRFLGDIDLTKELTLLLLIGGMYSLSIALSNTFVNIYLWKQSGQFVDLGIYNLTVVILQPLTFILAGRWAKKVDRVIVLRIGVIFLALFYISVLSFGSLAEHYLVILGALLGIGYGFYWLAFNVLTFEITEPETRDFFNGFLGILTSAGGIIGPMLAGFIISRFESFKGYTIVFGLSLFLFAVAVVLSFFLKRRPADGQYLFWRIFQERGNDPNWRRITNAHFFQGIREGTFIFAVSVFVYISTGSEFALGTFGLVNSGIAFISYYIASRVIKKEFRKRAILLGGILLYLAVFLIVFDMTYTRLLIYAGLIAVAYPILLVPYISMTYDVIGTGWKAAEMRIEYIVVRELFLNGGRIVSVLAFIAAVTLFDQDVGIPVLLLLLGAGHSLIYFFIRKIQFQQS; encoded by the coding sequence ATGAGCTATAAACGATTTTTAGGTGATATCGATTTAACGAAAGAATTGACGCTGCTCTTGTTGATCGGCGGCATGTACTCATTGAGCATTGCCTTGTCGAATACGTTCGTCAATATTTATTTATGGAAACAATCGGGTCAATTTGTCGACCTAGGGATCTACAATCTGACCGTCGTCATCCTGCAGCCATTGACATTCATCCTGGCAGGGAGATGGGCCAAGAAGGTCGATCGCGTAATCGTTCTTCGAATCGGCGTCATCTTCCTTGCGCTTTTCTATATATCAGTCCTTTCATTCGGTTCCCTGGCCGAGCATTATCTTGTTATCCTGGGCGCACTGCTCGGAATCGGGTATGGGTTTTACTGGCTTGCCTTCAATGTGCTCACATTCGAGATCACCGAGCCTGAGACGAGGGACTTCTTTAATGGATTCCTCGGGATCCTGACTTCTGCAGGCGGAATCATCGGACCGATGCTTGCTGGATTTATCATTTCCCGTTTCGAATCGTTCAAGGGCTACACCATCGTCTTCGGACTTTCCCTGTTCTTGTTCGCAGTGGCAGTTGTGCTGAGCTTCTTCCTGAAAAGGAGACCAGCAGACGGACAGTATCTGTTCTGGAGGATCTTTCAGGAGAGGGGCAATGACCCGAACTGGCGTCGGATCACAAATGCCCATTTCTTTCAGGGGATCCGTGAAGGGACATTCATATTTGCCGTATCGGTCTTCGTATACATCAGTACGGGAAGTGAATTCGCACTCGGGACATTCGGTCTGGTAAACTCCGGCATCGCCTTCATCAGCTACTATATCGCCTCGAGGGTCATTAAAAAGGAATTCAGGAAAAGAGCGATATTGCTCGGCGGCATCCTTCTCTATCTCGCTGTTTTCTTGATCGTCTTTGACATGACGTACACCCGCCTCCTGATTTACGCTGGATTGATCGCCGTTGCCTATCCCATTCTTCTGGTGCCCTATATCTCCATGACCTATGACGTCATCGGGACCGGCTGGAAGGCGGCCGAAATGCGGATTGAGTACATCGTCGTCCGCGAGCTTTTCCTGAATGGAGGAAGGATCGTATCGGTCCTCGCATTCATTGCGGCTGTGACCCTTTTCGACCAGGATGTAGGCATCCCGGTCCTCCTCTTACTGCTTGGTGCGGGGCACAGTTTGATTTACTTTTTCATCCGGAAGATTCAATTCCAACAGTCCTAG
- a CDS encoding methyl-accepting chemotaxis protein codes for MKPKHSIMRKLFIALLANTLLFLLCVGGSLVTIHKIHGDLLFVKEKGQRSVEVTDLSRIVNEKDIRIADYITFMKEEDLKEYRRLRNQLQTQTTEWNLASVDEETKKAMETFIENNKAIDETFSKEIAPAVVRLDEGIYTDARERISGLRQENNLILETLRNQTSSEQEVIVKKAERSIALSQTLTVGMIILTTVLSYWIIHRTGSRMKRDIDELLDITRSVAAGNLTKNLSSSKGRDEIHLLGDSISKMVQELKGLVQGIERGAGNVQKNSQKMVGLADSLKESSMGVSVHMKGLTAGSTQQAASTSDLSSHYRTFSSRMGQVAEEFNSLKTKSLTIQTITGKSGHSMMKNAEQMEKVYVKIGETTDLMKELQLRMDSISRLTHFIKEIATQTDILSLNASIEAARVGESGRGFQVVAGEIRQLSHHIHESLSEMDRDIKGVRHITHHVSASLDGGFEEVGIAKNLTEQVGQDAERVTALVTEMGAGIGEISAGMKLLNEYRDEMSISVSMLSELCHTFDEGARDTHSSIQVQHNLIDTMYDQSDRVNEEAVFLQRLVDRFQV; via the coding sequence ATGAAACCAAAACATTCAATCATGCGCAAGCTTTTCATCGCCTTGTTGGCAAACACCCTATTATTCCTGCTGTGTGTGGGAGGCAGTCTCGTGACCATCCATAAAATCCATGGAGACCTCCTTTTTGTAAAAGAGAAGGGACAGCGTTCTGTCGAAGTGACGGATCTCTCGAGAATTGTGAACGAGAAAGATATCCGGATTGCGGATTATATCACCTTCATGAAGGAGGAAGACCTCAAGGAGTATCGCAGGTTACGGAATCAACTTCAAACGCAGACTACGGAATGGAACCTGGCATCGGTTGATGAAGAGACAAAAAAAGCCATGGAAACGTTCATTGAAAATAATAAGGCGATCGATGAGACGTTTTCAAAAGAAATTGCCCCGGCCGTCGTCCGGCTGGATGAGGGTATTTATACCGACGCGAGAGAAAGGATATCGGGGCTGAGGCAAGAAAACAACCTGATCCTTGAAACGTTAAGAAATCAGACTTCCAGTGAACAGGAAGTGATCGTGAAAAAGGCAGAGCGCTCCATTGCCCTTAGCCAGACACTGACGGTGGGAATGATCATCCTCACAACCGTATTGAGCTATTGGATCATACATAGAACCGGATCGAGAATGAAGCGTGACATCGATGAACTATTGGATATCACCCGATCGGTGGCAGCAGGAAATCTTACAAAAAACCTGTCCTCTTCTAAAGGCAGGGATGAAATCCACCTTCTCGGTGATTCAATCAGCAAGATGGTACAGGAATTGAAGGGGCTTGTGCAAGGAATCGAACGGGGAGCGGGGAATGTCCAGAAAAATAGTCAAAAGATGGTGGGCCTGGCTGATAGCCTCAAGGAATCTAGCATGGGGGTGTCTGTCCACATGAAAGGACTGACGGCCGGATCAACCCAACAAGCCGCTTCGACATCCGATCTTTCCAGTCATTACCGGACATTCAGCAGCAGAATGGGACAGGTGGCAGAAGAATTCAACTCGTTGAAGACTAAATCCTTGACGATTCAAACGATAACGGGCAAGTCTGGCCACTCCATGATGAAAAATGCTGAACAGATGGAAAAAGTGTATGTGAAAATAGGCGAGACAACGGACCTGATGAAAGAACTGCAGTTACGGATGGACTCGATCAGCCGTCTCACTCACTTTATAAAGGAAATAGCCACCCAGACGGACATCCTTTCTTTAAACGCGTCCATAGAAGCAGCGAGGGTGGGTGAGTCAGGACGGGGGTTCCAAGTAGTAGCGGGAGAAATACGTCAGCTCTCTCATCACATACATGAATCGTTGTCAGAGATGGATAGGGATATCAAGGGCGTCCGTCACATCACGCATCATGTATCGGCAAGTTTAGATGGAGGCTTTGAAGAAGTGGGCATTGCAAAGAACCTGACCGAGCAAGTGGGTCAGGATGCTGAGAGGGTCACGGCACTTGTAACCGAAATGGGGGCGGGAATTGGGGAAATCTCTGCGGGGATGAAACTGTTGAATGAATACAGGGATGAGATGTCCATATCTGTGTCCATGCTTTCAGAACTCTGCCATACATTCGATGAAGGTGCGAGAGACACCCACTCTTCCATACAGGTGCAGCATAATCTGATCGATACCATGTATGATCAATCGGACCGGGTGAACGAGGAGGCGGTGTTCCTCCAGAGGCTTGTGGACCGTTTTCAGGTGTGA
- the pstB gene encoding phosphate ABC transporter ATP-binding protein PstB, translated as MALATAAKTAFDINDLNLWYGKNHALKNITFPIYDNDVTAIIGPSGCGKSTFIKTLNLMNQSVPGIKMSGEINYDGVNILSDKVDLVDLRKKVGMVFQKGNPFPQSIYNNITFGPKVHGVKKKAELDEIVETTLKSVALWDEVKDRLDAPAMGLSGGQQQRLCIARALATKPEILLMDEPTSALDPISTVKIEELISELKKKYTIVIVTHNMQQAARVSDKTAFFLLGDLIELDETDKIFSNPEDKRTEDYVSGRFG; from the coding sequence ATGGCTTTAGCAACAGCTGCCAAGACGGCATTTGACATCAACGATCTGAACCTGTGGTACGGGAAGAATCACGCACTGAAAAATATCACCTTCCCGATTTATGATAATGATGTAACAGCGATCATCGGACCGTCGGGGTGTGGGAAATCGACGTTCATTAAAACGTTGAATCTGATGAATCAGTCGGTCCCGGGCATTAAGATGTCTGGGGAGATCAATTACGACGGTGTGAACATCCTGTCAGACAAAGTCGACCTTGTCGACCTTCGCAAAAAGGTGGGGATGGTCTTCCAGAAAGGGAATCCATTTCCTCAAAGCATCTATAACAACATCACCTTCGGCCCTAAGGTCCACGGTGTGAAAAAGAAAGCGGAGCTTGATGAAATTGTGGAAACGACGTTGAAAAGTGTCGCACTCTGGGATGAAGTAAAGGATCGGTTGGATGCTCCGGCCATGGGGCTATCGGGTGGTCAACAGCAAAGGCTCTGCATCGCAAGGGCGCTTGCGACAAAACCTGAGATCCTGCTCATGGATGAACCGACTTCGGCCCTCGATCCCATTTCCACTGTCAAGATCGAGGAGCTCATATCCGAACTCAAGAAGAAATACACCATTGTCATCGTCACCCACAACATGCAACAGGCTGCCAGGGTGTCTGATAAGACAGCGTTCTTCCTTCTTGGAGACCTCATTGAACTCGATGAGACGGATAAGATATTCTCCAATCCCGAAGATAAACGTACCGAGGATTATGTTTCAGGGCGATTTGGATAA
- the pstC gene encoding phosphate ABC transporter permease subunit PstC: protein MSGEFKGKFLVTLSAVIMIVATISITIFLTTKGLQSFIKNGVSPIEFLTSTKWNPTGENPLYGAFPFIFGSFAVTILAAIVAAPLGIGAAIFMTDIAPSWGRKIMQPIVELLVGIPSVVYGFIGLTVLVPFIRGTFSGMGFSLLAGTIVLAVMILPTITTIATDAMSSLPKNLREGSYALGATRWQTIRKVLIPAALPTLLTAVVLGMARAFGEALAVQMVIGNTRDLPSSLLDASATLTTIITLNMGHTTYGSVENNTLWSMGLILLIMSFLFILLIRYLSSRRKI from the coding sequence ATGAGCGGGGAATTCAAAGGGAAATTTCTTGTCACACTCAGTGCCGTCATCATGATTGTGGCGACAATATCCATCACGATTTTCTTAACCACAAAAGGGTTGCAATCATTCATAAAAAATGGTGTAAGCCCCATTGAGTTCTTAACCAGTACAAAATGGAATCCCACAGGGGAAAACCCCTTATACGGTGCTTTTCCGTTCATATTTGGATCATTCGCTGTCACGATCTTGGCCGCCATTGTGGCCGCTCCACTCGGAATTGGCGCCGCCATCTTCATGACGGATATTGCCCCATCATGGGGCCGCAAGATCATGCAGCCGATCGTGGAACTCCTCGTCGGGATTCCTTCCGTCGTTTATGGATTTATAGGGCTTACAGTATTGGTCCCATTCATCAGGGGAACCTTCTCCGGCATGGGATTCTCATTATTGGCAGGGACCATCGTCCTTGCCGTCATGATCCTGCCTACGATTACGACTATCGCAACAGATGCCATGAGTTCACTGCCCAAAAACCTTCGTGAAGGTTCATATGCCCTCGGTGCGACACGCTGGCAGACGATCAGGAAGGTCTTGATCCCTGCTGCGTTACCGACGCTTTTGACGGCGGTGGTCCTGGGGATGGCCAGGGCATTCGGTGAAGCCCTTGCTGTGCAGATGGTCATCGGTAATACACGTGATCTTCCATCCAGCCTTCTGGATGCCTCTGCGACATTGACGACGATCATTACGCTGAATATGGGACATACCACTTACGGAAGCGTAGAGAACAATACGCTGTGGTCCATGGGACTTATCCTTCTGATCATGTCCTTCCTATTTATCCTATTGATCCGTTATCTCTCATCTAGGAGGAAAATCTAA
- the pstA gene encoding phosphate ABC transporter permease PstA, producing the protein MNSKRADKLATGVFVGIATLIIALLVALFAYILVKGVPYITWDFLTTPSSTVREGSGIRDQLFNSVYILFITMLITVPLGVGGGIYMAEYAKPGKITNTIRSCIEVLASLPSIVIGMFGLLVFVNITGWGYTIIGGALALTVFNLPVMVRVSEDAIRGVPRELKEASLALGITNWHTIKTVMIPGAFPSILTGAILASGRVFGEAAALLFTAGLSTPRLNYGDLNPLSPTSPLNVFRPAETLAVHIWSINTQGIIPDVAEKAAGASAVLIIVVLIFNLGARILGSYIHKKITATK; encoded by the coding sequence ATGAACAGCAAACGAGCAGATAAACTGGCAACCGGCGTATTCGTCGGAATCGCAACACTCATCATTGCACTGCTGGTTGCCCTATTCGCCTATATCCTTGTCAAAGGAGTACCGTATATTACATGGGATTTCCTGACGACTCCATCCAGTACAGTTCGTGAAGGGAGCGGAATACGCGACCAGCTATTCAACTCCGTTTACATCCTGTTCATCACGATGTTGATCACCGTCCCACTCGGAGTAGGCGGTGGGATCTACATGGCTGAATATGCAAAACCGGGTAAGATCACCAACACCATCCGTTCATGTATTGAAGTACTTGCATCGCTCCCATCCATCGTCATCGGTATGTTCGGTCTATTGGTTTTCGTGAACATCACCGGATGGGGTTACACCATCATCGGGGGTGCCCTGGCTCTGACCGTTTTCAACCTGCCTGTCATGGTCAGGGTGAGCGAGGATGCCATCCGTGGCGTTCCGCGTGAACTGAAAGAAGCAAGCCTGGCACTCGGCATCACCAACTGGCATACGATCAAGACTGTCATGATCCCCGGCGCTTTCCCATCGATCCTGACAGGTGCCATCCTGGCATCGGGACGCGTATTCGGTGAAGCGGCAGCCCTGTTATTTACAGCCGGATTGTCGACACCGCGACTGAATTATGGAGACTTGAATCCACTGTCCCCTACTTCGCCCCTGAATGTTTTCAGACCGGCTGAAACACTTGCCGTCCACATCTGGTCCATCAATACACAGGGAATCATTCCTGACGTAGCAGAGAAAGCAGCAGGCGCATCGGCAGTCCTGATCATTGTCGTTCTGATCTTCAATCTGGGTGCAAGGATTCTTGGAAGCTATATTCATAAAAAAATTACGGCGACTAAATAA
- a CDS encoding DUF4912 domain-containing protein, whose translation MLEEIIKLREQGVSFRKIAKELDMTVGKVQYQWVKYQKTLTVGQPDTGLDQSSGPAKRVGRVRATKQRPALKAHPPVELILTFSSFTRIYCYWDIPDTWLQRTREQLSLHGEGRPFILRLYDVTSIAFDGHNHHSHMDTYVPAKENGWFVSGLKENRSYCMDIGWKLEDGTFLAFTRSNVIHAPRTEETQEQHRLQDLHDFEAGRIHTPNWVEHVSTYSYYVKEVKS comes from the coding sequence ATGCTGGAAGAAATCATCAAATTGAGGGAGCAGGGAGTTTCATTCAGGAAAATCGCCAAGGAACTTGATATGACAGTAGGCAAAGTACAATATCAGTGGGTCAAATATCAAAAGACCCTCACAGTTGGACAGCCTGATACAGGATTGGATCAAAGCAGTGGACCGGCCAAAAGGGTGGGGAGAGTAAGGGCGACGAAGCAGCGCCCTGCATTGAAGGCCCATCCTCCCGTAGAATTGATCCTCACTTTCTCTAGCTTCACTCGGATTTATTGTTATTGGGATATACCGGACACCTGGCTACAGCGTACCAGGGAACAATTATCATTGCATGGAGAGGGCCGTCCTTTCATCTTGAGGCTATATGATGTCACTTCCATTGCCTTTGACGGTCATAACCACCATTCTCATATGGATACATATGTACCGGCCAAAGAAAATGGGTGGTTCGTGTCGGGCCTGAAGGAAAATAGAAGCTATTGTATGGATATCGGCTGGAAGCTGGAAGACGGGACGTTTCTGGCATTCACAAGATCCAATGTGATCCATGCGCCAAGGACGGAAGAAACACAGGAACAGCATCGCTTGCAGGACCTGCACGATTTTGAAGCCGGCAGGATCCATACCCCCAACTGGGTTGAACACGTGAGCACCTATTCATACTATGTGAAGGAGGTCAAGTCATGA
- the pstB gene encoding phosphate ABC transporter ATP-binding protein PstB has translation MTIEMQTRPVEKTFNPGNDTILDVQNLDFFYGDNHAVKDINMKIEKNAVTALIGPSGCGKSTFLRTINRMNDLVPIARAEGKIMYEDVNLLDKNIDVVALRKEIGMVFQKPNPFNKSIYENITHGLTFSGIKKKAVLEEIVEESLTKAALWDEVKDRLHTSAHALSGGQQQRLCIARTIAMKPTVMLLDEPCSALDPISNAKIEELIADLKKDYSIVIVTHNMGQASRVSDKTAFFYNGDLIEFDQTEKIFTNPSEKRTEEYISGRFS, from the coding sequence ATGACGATTGAAATGCAAACTAGACCCGTTGAAAAAACCTTCAACCCTGGAAATGATACGATCCTGGACGTGCAAAATCTTGACTTTTTCTACGGTGACAACCATGCCGTCAAGGACATCAACATGAAAATCGAGAAAAACGCTGTCACGGCACTGATTGGACCTTCTGGATGCGGGAAATCGACATTTTTGCGCACCATCAACAGAATGAACGATCTTGTCCCGATTGCAAGGGCGGAAGGCAAAATCATGTATGAAGATGTCAACCTGCTTGATAAGAATATTGACGTCGTAGCCCTTCGCAAAGAAATCGGTATGGTATTCCAGAAGCCGAATCCATTCAATAAATCGATTTATGAAAACATTACCCACGGCCTGACTTTCTCAGGCATCAAGAAAAAAGCTGTACTGGAGGAAATCGTAGAGGAAAGCTTGACCAAAGCCGCTCTCTGGGATGAAGTAAAGGACCGCCTTCATACATCGGCACACGCTCTTTCGGGAGGACAGCAACAACGTCTCTGTATCGCGAGGACCATCGCCATGAAACCGACTGTCATGCTTTTAGATGAACCATGCTCGGCCCTTGATCCGATCTCAAACGCCAAGATCGAAGAATTGATTGCCGACTTGAAGAAGGATTATTCCATCGTAATCGTCACCCATAACATGGGGCAGGCGTCACGTGTGTCGGACAAAACAGCATTCTTCTACAATGGAGACCTGATCGAATTCGATCAAACCGAGAAGATTTTCACCAATCCTTCAGAGAAAAGGACGGAAGAATACATTTCCGGTCGTTTCAGTTAA
- a CDS encoding phosphate ABC transporter substrate-binding protein — protein sequence MKNFKKVGLLTVLAAAVTFSAACGNGSSTDEGKSDEKASGSIVISGSSAMQPLVAAAAEEFMAENPEADIQVNAGGSGTGLSQVAEGSVQIGNSDVFAEEKEGIPADELVDHKVAVVGMTAAVNPNVGVKDISKEDLKKVFTGEIKNWKELGGKDQKITLVNRPDSSGTRATFVKYALDGENPAEGITEDSTNTVKKIISETDGAIGYMAFSYFTDDKVQALSVDGVEPTDENVQKGDFPIWAYEHSYTKGEPDGLAKTFLDYMMSEDVQGGLVKDQGYISSADMKVERDAEGKITKK from the coding sequence ATGAAGAACTTCAAGAAAGTAGGACTGCTTACAGTACTAGCAGCAGCTGTCACATTCTCGGCGGCGTGCGGAAATGGAAGCAGCACCGACGAAGGAAAAAGTGATGAAAAAGCATCAGGTTCCATCGTCATTTCAGGTTCTTCTGCCATGCAACCACTAGTTGCAGCAGCAGCTGAAGAATTCATGGCTGAAAATCCAGAAGCCGATATCCAAGTGAATGCCGGTGGTTCTGGAACAGGACTATCCCAGGTAGCAGAAGGTTCAGTCCAAATCGGTAACTCCGATGTGTTCGCCGAAGAAAAAGAAGGAATTCCAGCTGACGAGCTTGTTGATCATAAAGTCGCTGTAGTTGGAATGACGGCTGCGGTGAATCCGAACGTTGGAGTCAAAGACATTTCCAAAGAAGACTTGAAGAAAGTATTCACGGGAGAAATCAAGAACTGGAAAGAACTTGGCGGTAAAGATCAGAAGATCACCCTCGTCAACCGTCCTGATTCTTCAGGTACCCGTGCCACTTTTGTAAAATATGCACTTGATGGAGAAAACCCTGCTGAAGGAATCACAGAGGACTCCACAAATACCGTCAAGAAAATCATCAGTGAGACGGACGGAGCCATCGGTTACATGGCATTCTCTTACTTCACGGATGACAAGGTACAAGCACTTTCAGTAGATGGTGTTGAACCGACTGATGAAAACGTACAAAAAGGCGACTTCCCGATCTGGGCTTACGAGCATTCGTATACGAAGGGTGAGCCTGATGGTCTGGCCAAAACATTCCTTGATTATATGATGAGCGAAGATGTCCAAGGCGGACTAGTGAAGGATCAAGGGTATATCTCCTCTGCTGACATGAAAGTGGAACGCGATGCAGAAGGGAAAATCACCAAGAAGTAA
- the phoU gene encoding phosphate signaling complex protein PhoU, whose product MVSRSNFDLNLKELKDKLFAMAAEASQSLHASIEALKTQDIEKAKEIIAHDKEINRMDNSINQQAILLIAKESPVATDLRKIISALRISSEIERIGDLATNIAKSTLHIGDQKLIKPIEEIPKMLGIAEEMLEGALEAFREEDAALAKKVADRDDQVDEMYGKLVAELMTYIPNYPNEISQITQLAFTCRYIERVGDHVTNICENVIFLVTGERFDLNN is encoded by the coding sequence ATGGTAAGCAGAAGCAATTTCGATTTGAATCTTAAGGAATTAAAGGATAAATTATTCGCCATGGCTGCTGAGGCAAGCCAGTCCCTTCATGCGTCAATCGAAGCATTGAAAACGCAGGATATCGAAAAGGCTAAGGAAATCATCGCGCACGATAAAGAAATCAACCGCATGGATAACAGCATCAATCAGCAAGCCATCCTCCTGATTGCCAAAGAGTCACCGGTGGCAACTGATCTGAGGAAAATCATCTCTGCACTGAGGATTTCATCTGAGATTGAACGCATCGGTGACTTGGCTACGAATATTGCCAAATCGACCCTCCATATCGGTGATCAAAAATTGATCAAACCTATAGAGGAAATCCCGAAAATGCTTGGGATCGCGGAAGAAATGCTGGAAGGGGCGCTCGAAGCGTTCCGTGAAGAAGATGCAGCATTGGCGAAAAAAGTGGCTGACCGAGATGATCAGGTGGATGAGATGTATGGAAAGCTTGTAGCCGAGCTCATGACGTATATTCCAAATTACCCAAATGAGATCAGCCAGATCACTCAGCTGGCCTTCACCTGCCGTTATATTGAACGGGTGGGGGACCATGTGACGAATATTTGTGAAAATGTCATTTTCCTCGTAACCGGGGAGCGTTTTGACCTCAATAATTGA